Proteins encoded by one window of Papio anubis isolate 15944 chromosome 7, Panubis1.0, whole genome shotgun sequence:
- the LOC116275752 gene encoding uncharacterized protein LOC116275752 isoform X1, with translation MHECPDLGAKGEASAAGGEASGAGGEALGAGREASGAGREASAAGRAIQWLRGAGDGGGHLDSEEEEAPQPMLTVPEDLESWEAMVKLLELQEIMMWLVGTTTRGTANSRPLPRTLLMNPVQEPSPPRSWGLPTSMVIFVRGASPTAWSTQAWTSTPVCHSFAGLGCREGDKHHHHQRAGQEILQKETSYGVNLLPNSFTSLEC, from the exons ATGCATGAGTGTCCTGATCTGGGGGCAAAAGGAGAGGCTTcagcagcaggaggagaggcttcaggagcaggaggagaggcttTGGGAGCAGGACGAGAGGCTTCAGGAGCAGGACGAGAGGCTTCAGCAGCTGGCCGAGCCATACAGTGGCTTCGAGGAGCTG gagatggaggaggacatctggacagtgaggaggaggaggcaccTCAGCCCATGCTGACCGTCCCGGAGGACCTGGAGAGCTGGGAGGCCATG GTGAAGCTGCTGGAGCTGCAGGAGATAATGATGTGGCTTGTGGGGACTACAACGAGGGGCACGGCAAATTCCCGGCCACTGCCCAGAACCCTGCTGATGAACCCAGTCCAGGAACCCAGCCCCCCCAGGAGCTGGGGGCTGCCAACAAGCATGGTG ATCTTTGTGAGGGGAGCCTCACCGACAGCGTGGAGCACCCAGGCTTGGACATCGACCCCTGTGTGCCATTCTTTTGCCGGGCTTGGCTGCCGAGAAGGAGAtaaacatcaccatcatcaaagagctGGTCAAGAAattttacaaaaggaaacaaGTTATGGGGTTAATCTCCTACCCAATTCATTTACTTCATTGGAATGTTAG
- the LOC116275752 gene encoding putative golgin subfamily A member 8F/8G isoform X3: protein MHECPDLGAKGEASAAGGEASGAGGEALGAGREASGAGREASAAGRAIQWLRGAGDGGGHLDSEEEEAPQPMLTVPEDLESWEAMESSSPYNTARG from the exons ATGCATGAGTGTCCTGATCTGGGGGCAAAAGGAGAGGCTTcagcagcaggaggagaggcttcaggagcaggaggagaggcttTGGGAGCAGGACGAGAGGCTTCAGGAGCAGGACGAGAGGCTTCAGCAGCTGGCCGAGCCATACAGTGGCTTCGAGGAGCTG gagatggaggaggacatctggacagtgaggaggaggaggcaccTCAGCCCATGCTGACCGTCCCGGAGGACCTGGAGAGCTGGGAGGCCATG GAAAGTTCATCACCTTATAATACAGCCAGGGGGTAG
- the LOC116275752 gene encoding uncharacterized protein LOC116275752 isoform X2 has translation MHECPDLGAKGEASAAGGEASGAGGEALGAGREASGAGREASAAGRAIQWLRGAGDGGGHLDSEEEEAPQPMLTVPEDLESWEAMVHFLRPQGKGLHSTSLPVCSVCAPTRMLTSCPQVAFSTPPEPVPRRSRHGYESK, from the exons ATGCATGAGTGTCCTGATCTGGGGGCAAAAGGAGAGGCTTcagcagcaggaggagaggcttcaggagcaggaggagaggcttTGGGAGCAGGACGAGAGGCTTCAGGAGCAGGACGAGAGGCTTCAGCAGCTGGCCGAGCCATACAGTGGCTTCGAGGAGCTG gagatggaggaggacatctggacagtgaggaggaggaggcaccTCAGCCCATGCTGACCGTCCCGGAGGACCTGGAGAGCTGGGAGGCCATG GTGCACTTTCTGAGGCCCCAAGGGAAGGGGCTGCACTCCACCTCTCTGCCCGTTTGTTCTGTGTGTGCCCCTACAAGAATGCTCACCTCTTGCCCTCAGGTGGCATTTTCAACCCCACCGGAGCCAGTGCCCAGGAGGAGCAGGCATGGTTATGAGAGCAAGTGA